A single window of Balaenoptera ricei isolate mBalRic1 chromosome 15, mBalRic1.hap2, whole genome shotgun sequence DNA harbors:
- the PI3 gene encoding elafin, with protein sequence MKSRNFLSLVVVLLVLGTLVAQAAVIKGQGTAKGQDPFKGQDPFKGQDPVKGQDPFKGQDPFKGQDPFKGQDQVEVTLPYKPGFCPMIQIQCFMINPPNKCLRDADCLGRMKCCVGSCGRECMNPW encoded by the exons ATGAAGTCCAGAAACTTCTTGAGCCTAGTGGTGGTACTTCTTGTCCTTGGAACACTGGTGGCACAGGCAGCTGTCATAAAAG GTCAAGGCACTGCGAAAGGACAAGATCCATTCAAAGGACAAGATCCATTCAAAGGACAAGATCCAGTCAAAGGACAAGATCCATTCAAAGGACAAGATCCATTCAAAGGACAAGATCCATTCAAAGGACAAGATCAAGTCGAAGTCACACTCCCCTATAAGCCTGGCTTCTGCCCCATGATTCAGATCCAGTGCTTCATGATAAATCCCCCTAACAAATGTCTGAGAGATGCTGATTGCCTGGGGAGAATGAAGTGCTGTGTGGGCAGTTGCGGGAGAGAATGTATGAATCCTTGGTGA